A region from the Dermacentor andersoni chromosome 11, qqDerAnde1_hic_scaffold, whole genome shotgun sequence genome encodes:
- the LOC129381547 gene encoding putative nuclease HARBI1: protein MAAVRLARLQLIAELLMRRERVFRDRTNIFEVFDEDELQRRFRFGRAGIAYLAELLRDDLQHPTRRSHALSVEQQVVLALKFFATGGFLITAGDTINVHESTASRTVRRVALALVRHCSTWIRWPSPNELAEVQTNFYGLGGFPCVVGAIDGTHVRIQAPEENEEAYVNRHFYHSINVQLVVDANCRILDVVAKWPGGTHDARMLANSSLAKRFDRGVHTGLLLGDSGYPCRPWLMTPFRTPDTPGKRRYNAAHGTTRAVVERKYVSWLPPAEPTKLLFPLQGCCLQLNVLPIKLDHLLLPCCCC, encoded by the exons ATGGCTGCCGTGCGGCTGGCTCGACTCCAGCTGATTGCCGAGCTCCTGATGCGCCGCGAACGTGTGTTCCGGGATCGCACGAACATCTTCGAAGTTTTCGACGAAGACGAGCTTCAGAGGCGTTTCCGGTTTGGTCGCGCTGGCATCGCCTACCTCGCCGAGCTCCTGCGTGACGATCTTCAGCATCCCACTCGTCGGAGCCACGCTTTGAGCGTTGAGCAACAAGTGGTGCTCGCGCTGAAGTTTTTCGCTACCGGTGGTTTTTTGATCACGGCCGGCGATACTATCAACGTGCACGAATCGACGGCCAGCCGCACCGTACGGCGAGTTGCTCTTGCTCTCGTCCGCCACTGCTCAACTTGGATACG CTGGCCCTCACCGAACGAGCTGGCTGAGGTGCAGACCAACTTCTACGGTCTGGGCGGCTTCCCCTGCGTGGTGGGTGCAATAGACGGCACGCACGTAAGGATCCAGGCACCCGAGGAGAACGAGGAGGCGTATGTCAACCGGCATTTCTACCATTCCATCAACGTTCAGCTCGTCGTCGACGCCAACTGCCGGATACTTGACGTCGTCGCAAAATGGCCAGGTGGAACGCACGACGCGCGGATGCTCGCCAATAGCAGCCTCGCCAAACGCTTCGACAGGGGCGTGCACACGGGCCTTTTGTTGGGGGATAGTGGATACCCATGTAGGCCATGGCTGATGACCCCTTTCCGGACACCAGACACTCCAGGGAAGAGGCGCTATAATGCAGCGCATGGCACAACAAGGGCAGTGGTCGAAAG GAAGTATGTTTCATGGCTGCCTCCTGCTGAACCAACCAAGCTGCTGTTCCCATTGCAG GGCTGCTGCCTCCAGCTCAACGTTCTGCCGATTAAGCTGGATCACCTCCT GCTGccgtgttgctgctgctga